Proteins from one Amycolatopsis benzoatilytica AK 16/65 genomic window:
- a CDS encoding YebC/PmpR family DNA-binding transcriptional regulator — translation MSGHSKWATTKHKKANLDAKRGKLFARLIKNIEVAARTGTGGGDPDGNPTLYDAIQKAKKNSVPQDNIERARKRGAGEEAGGADWQTITYEGYGPNGVAVLIECLTDNKNRAAMEVRTALTRNNGSLADPGSVAYMFTRKGVVIMPKAGASEDDVLMAVLDAGAEEVNDLDENFEIVSEGTDLVPVRKALQEAGFEYESAELTFLPSVSVPLDVDGAKKVFKLIDALEDCDDVQNVYANFDVSDEVMAAVD, via the coding sequence ATGAGCGGCCACTCCAAGTGGGCCACGACGAAGCACAAGAAGGCGAACCTCGACGCCAAGCGGGGCAAGCTCTTCGCGCGGCTGATCAAGAACATCGAGGTCGCCGCTCGCACCGGGACCGGCGGGGGAGACCCCGACGGCAACCCGACGCTGTACGACGCCATTCAGAAGGCGAAGAAGAACTCCGTCCCCCAGGACAACATCGAGCGCGCGCGCAAGCGCGGCGCCGGCGAGGAAGCGGGCGGCGCCGACTGGCAGACGATCACGTACGAGGGCTACGGCCCGAACGGCGTCGCGGTGCTGATCGAGTGCCTCACCGACAACAAGAACCGCGCCGCGATGGAGGTCCGCACCGCGCTCACGCGCAACAACGGCTCCCTCGCCGACCCGGGGTCGGTCGCCTACATGTTCACCCGCAAGGGCGTCGTGATCATGCCCAAGGCGGGGGCCAGCGAGGACGACGTCCTGATGGCCGTCCTGGACGCGGGGGCCGAGGAGGTCAACGACCTCGACGAGAACTTCGAGATCGTCTCCGAGGGCACCGACCTGGTGCCGGTGCGCAAGGCGCTGCAGGAGGCCGGGTTCGAGTACGAGTCGGCCGAGCTCACCTTCCTGCCGTCGGTGAGCGTGCCGCTCGACGTCGACGGCGCGAAGAAGGTCTTCAAGCTGATCGACGCGCTCGAGGACTGCGACGACGTGCAGAACGTGTACGCGAACTTCGACGTGTCGGACGAGGTCATGGCCGCGGTGGACTGA